One genomic region from Candidatus Bathyarchaeia archaeon encodes:
- a CDS encoding DUF367 family protein → MQQQKPVRIVVYHAGQCDPKKCTALKLKRHGLIQLVHQIKHLPRRAVVLNPYSKRAFSPADKERIANFGLAALDFSWEHAEKPLLKSVRGTSRCLPYLIAGNPVNFGCPTKLSTAEALAAALYIAGYRQQAFRLLSIFKWGHTFIELNKTMLESYAKAKNSGEIVEMQKQWIKTV, encoded by the coding sequence GTGCAACAGCAAAAACCAGTTAGAATAGTCGTTTACCATGCTGGGCAATGCGACCCCAAAAAGTGCACAGCCCTAAAACTTAAACGTCACGGACTAATCCAGCTGGTCCATCAAATCAAACACCTGCCGAGAAGAGCCGTTGTCCTAAACCCCTACTCGAAAAGGGCTTTCTCGCCAGCGGACAAGGAACGCATAGCAAACTTTGGTTTGGCAGCCCTAGACTTCAGCTGGGAACATGCAGAAAAACCCTTACTAAAAAGTGTTAGGGGTACATCGCGCTGCCTACCATACCTAATAGCCGGCAATCCAGTCAATTTTGGCTGCCCAACAAAGCTCAGCACCGCTGAAGCCCTAGCCGCAGCCCTCTACATAGCCGGATACCGCCAACAAGCCTTTAGGCTTTTGTCCATATTCAAGTGGGGACACACCTTCATAGAATTAAACAAGACAATGCTTGAAAGCTACGCAAAAGCAAAAAACAGCGGCGAAATAGTGGAAATGCAAAAGCAGTGGATAAAAACCGTTTAG
- a CDS encoding roadblock/LC7 domain-containing protein: MTKKKKSLEETATAETLAQPVAIETATIEDLKTRLEEIKGYEGVIGYILRNATSATIDLKDPTKLIEYAILSSSALDAAEELSELFSLGDFRDILVEGRDTKILSLTIGENRISIFLEKNADIEKPLKKLQF, encoded by the coding sequence ATGACAAAGAAAAAGAAAAGCCTAGAAGAAACCGCAACCGCAGAAACACTTGCCCAACCAGTAGCCATAGAAACAGCTACAATAGAAGACCTAAAAACCCGCCTAGAAGAGATTAAGGGCTACGAAGGCGTAATAGGCTATATACTGCGAAACGCCACATCAGCAACCATAGACCTAAAAGACCCAACAAAACTCATAGAATACGCCATCCTCTCCTCATCGGCTCTCGACGCTGCAGAAGAACTATCAGAACTGTTTAGTCTAGGAGACTTCCGCGACATCCTCGTGGAGGGAAGAGACACAAAAATCCTTTCCCTAACAATAGGCGAAAACAGAATAAGCATATTCCTCGAGAAAAACGCCGACATAGAAAAACCCCTCAAAAAACTCCAATTTTAA
- a CDS encoding 30S ribosomal protein S11 encodes MSGGSSGGTSTSGTATTAKKTEKWGVVHIYSSYNNTIVHITDLSGAETIARTSGGMFVKADRLESSPYAAMRAAAAAAEIAKDKGITAIHIKVRAPGGPGPRTPGPGAQAAIRALARAGFRIGRIEEVTPIPHDGTRRPGGRRGRRV; translated from the coding sequence ATGAGCGGTGGCAGTAGCGGAGGCACAAGCACAAGCGGAACTGCAACTACAGCGAAAAAGACTGAAAAGTGGGGCGTAGTCCACATATACAGCTCCTACAACAACACAATAGTCCACATAACAGACCTTTCAGGAGCAGAAACCATAGCCCGAACCTCCGGCGGAATGTTCGTGAAAGCCGACAGACTAGAATCGTCACCGTACGCCGCCATGAGGGCAGCCGCCGCAGCAGCGGAAATCGCCAAAGACAAGGGAATAACAGCCATCCACATAAAAGTGCGGGCGCCAGGCGGACCAGGACCAAGAACACCTGGACCAGGCGCACAGGCAGCCATAAGAGCCCTAGCTAGAGCCGGATTCCGCATAGGCAGAATAGAAGAAGTTACACCCATACCGCATGATGGCACAAGAAGACCAGGCGGAAGAAGAGGAAGAAGAGTTTAG
- a CDS encoding tRNA(Ile)(2)-agmatinylcytidine synthase produces the protein MTLQHMHIGFDDTDSPRKGCTTYIAALLVEKLHKLGAEFTDYPNLVRLNPNVPWKTRGNGALCLRIKCEESLVDVIKETVIETVEENSDLAYKGTEPGIVFFQRAKIPREVKSFAKNAITGIVDMKTALKILKRFRAEAIGFKNGRGIIGGLAAVGENLHGDHTFEVIAYRVPENYGLKRRIDVASVFEMDKATAPYTFNNVDPETGRILITPRGPDPILFGIRGETPKIVKKAFEMVKPLEPVERWVIFRTNHGTDAHLKRVKSLSDVKPYHPVIAKGTVASNPKIIPRRHIIFQIKDNSASVDCAAYEPTGALRKVASKLIIGDFVEVYGGVRPPSEKRPLTINLEKLRLLKLAPKIVYQNPACPQCGKRLKSMGKGKGFRCEKCGTRCAELEKVAVKVKREVRKGLYITSPRSQRHLTKPFIRYGMEKRHVSVNGLIEGWHYP, from the coding sequence ATGACTTTACAGCACATGCACATAGGCTTTGACGATACAGACTCGCCGAGAAAGGGATGCACAACCTACATTGCAGCACTATTAGTTGAGAAACTGCACAAGTTGGGCGCGGAGTTCACAGACTATCCAAACCTTGTTAGGTTAAACCCAAATGTTCCATGGAAAACAAGGGGGAACGGGGCTTTATGCCTAAGAATAAAATGTGAAGAAAGCCTTGTTGACGTTATTAAGGAAACAGTAATAGAAACCGTCGAAGAAAACTCCGACCTAGCCTACAAAGGAACAGAACCCGGAATAGTCTTCTTCCAAAGAGCGAAAATTCCAAGGGAGGTTAAAAGCTTTGCAAAAAACGCCATAACTGGCATTGTGGACATGAAAACAGCCCTAAAAATCCTAAAGCGTTTCAGAGCCGAAGCCATAGGCTTCAAAAATGGACGCGGGATAATCGGCGGTTTGGCTGCTGTGGGTGAAAACCTCCATGGAGACCACACCTTCGAAGTTATAGCCTACCGTGTTCCGGAAAACTATGGCTTGAAGAGAAGGATAGATGTGGCTTCTGTTTTCGAGATGGATAAGGCGACAGCCCCATACACCTTCAACAATGTTGACCCAGAAACTGGCAGAATTTTGATAACGCCTCGGGGACCAGACCCCATCCTCTTCGGGATAAGGGGTGAAACTCCAAAAATTGTTAAGAAGGCATTCGAGATGGTTAAGCCCCTAGAGCCCGTGGAACGTTGGGTAATTTTCCGCACAAACCACGGCACGGACGCCCACCTAAAACGGGTTAAAAGTTTAAGCGATGTAAAACCTTACCACCCAGTCATAGCCAAGGGAACGGTAGCGTCAAATCCGAAGATAATTCCGAGAAGACATATTATCTTCCAGATTAAGGACAACAGCGCTTCTGTCGACTGTGCCGCATATGAACCTACTGGCGCACTGAGGAAAGTGGCAAGCAAACTCATTATTGGCGATTTTGTGGAAGTTTATGGCGGCGTTCGCCCACCATCCGAAAAGCGCCCATTAACAATAAATCTTGAAAAACTGCGCTTATTGAAGCTTGCACCAAAAATTGTTTACCAAAACCCAGCTTGCCCGCAGTGTGGTAAACGGCTAAAATCCATGGGGAAAGGCAAAGGTTTCAGATGTGAAAAATGCGGCACGCGCTGTGCAGAGCTGGAAAAGGTCGCTGTCAAGGTTAAGCGTGAAGTGCGAAAGGGACTTTATATAACCTCTCCACGTTCTCAAAGGCATTTAACAAAGCCCTTCATCCGCTACGGAATGGAAAAGCGCCACGTTTCTGTGAACGGATTAATTGAGGGCTGGCACTACCCGTAG
- a CDS encoding NAD(P)H-hydrate dehydratase, with the protein MTESVVGEYITSREMRALELNAEYFGVSQLQLMENAGRNVAQEIAKRFTPDKRVAVFCGLGGNGGDGFVAARHLSAMGFKVTVILAGKAKEISHKAALENWKALQFLKESVTIHEVSDSALTPNVEADIVVDALLGTGTKGRLKPPIQQLVEKINMLNAFKVAVDVPTGIDSDTGEVLGTAVKANLTITFYKAKAGLEKAKDYVGELLVKDIGLPKELENYAGPGDVSLVLKPRPPESHKGDFGRLLVVGGSETFSGAPALVALAALRTGVDLAYVAAPHKTAHDIAALAPDLITLKLDGDHLNMGNIPALKAYVEKADAVAIGPGLGLHAETKDAVKALVEVVEGAGKPLLLDADGLKAFAEFKRRLKVPAVLTPHAGEYAILTGKGLPENLKEKALEVQKTAAELGVVLLLKGAVDIIADEKRFKLNFTGNPGMTVGGTGDVLLGIVGAFLAQGADPFEAAVAGAFVNGAAGDFVFEEKGYHMVASDLLEWIPKVLDNPMSHLKVQKFSATAKTS; encoded by the coding sequence ATGACTGAAAGCGTTGTTGGCGAATACATTACAAGTCGTGAAATGCGGGCTCTGGAGCTGAACGCAGAATATTTTGGGGTTTCCCAGCTTCAGCTTATGGAAAACGCTGGGCGAAACGTAGCCCAAGAAATAGCCAAAAGGTTCACACCGGACAAAAGAGTGGCGGTTTTCTGCGGTTTAGGAGGCAACGGAGGAGATGGTTTTGTTGCGGCAAGACACTTGTCTGCCATGGGTTTTAAGGTAACCGTTATCTTGGCTGGAAAGGCGAAAGAAATTTCTCATAAAGCGGCTTTAGAGAACTGGAAGGCTCTCCAATTCCTAAAGGAAAGCGTCACCATCCACGAAGTTTCTGATAGTGCACTAACGCCCAACGTGGAAGCGGATATCGTTGTGGACGCGCTGCTTGGAACTGGCACAAAGGGTAGGCTTAAGCCGCCAATACAGCAACTCGTTGAAAAAATTAACATGTTAAACGCCTTCAAGGTGGCTGTTGACGTGCCAACGGGCATAGATTCCGATACTGGAGAAGTTTTAGGAACAGCTGTAAAGGCTAATTTGACAATAACCTTTTACAAGGCTAAGGCTGGCTTGGAGAAAGCCAAAGACTATGTTGGTGAACTACTCGTCAAGGATATAGGCTTGCCAAAAGAGCTTGAAAACTATGCTGGACCTGGAGATGTCAGCCTTGTTTTAAAACCGCGCCCTCCAGAATCCCACAAAGGCGATTTTGGCAGACTGCTCGTGGTTGGTGGAAGCGAAACCTTTTCCGGAGCCCCAGCCTTGGTGGCACTCGCCGCCCTAAGAACTGGTGTTGACTTGGCTTATGTCGCCGCGCCCCACAAAACAGCCCATGACATCGCCGCCCTCGCACCAGACCTAATAACATTAAAACTTGACGGAGACCACTTAAACATGGGCAACATTCCAGCCCTAAAAGCATATGTGGAAAAGGCTGATGCTGTTGCCATCGGCCCTGGATTGGGACTTCACGCGGAAACAAAGGACGCTGTTAAAGCCCTAGTGGAGGTTGTTGAAGGCGCTGGCAAGCCCCTTTTGTTGGATGCTGACGGCTTAAAGGCTTTTGCAGAATTCAAGAGAAGGCTTAAAGTGCCAGCAGTGCTCACGCCTCATGCTGGAGAATACGCCATACTAACTGGGAAAGGGTTGCCGGAAAACTTGAAGGAGAAAGCCTTAGAAGTGCAGAAAACAGCCGCTGAGCTTGGCGTTGTGCTGCTTCTAAAGGGCGCAGTGGATATCATCGCAGATGAAAAACGCTTCAAACTCAATTTTACGGGTAATCCCGGCATGACAGTTGGCGGAACCGGAGACGTGCTTTTAGGCATTGTAGGCGCTTTCTTGGCTCAAGGCGCAGACCCTTTTGAGGCGGCGGTTGCCGGAGCCTTTGTGAACGGGGCTGCTGGAGACTTTGTTTTTGAGGAGAAGGGCTACCACATGGTGGCATCAGACCTTCTAGAATGGATTCCAAAAGTTTTGGACAACCCAATGAGCCACTTAAAGGTGCAGAAGTTTAGTGCAACAGCAAAAACCAGTTAG
- a CDS encoding FUN14 domain-containing protein produces the protein MSEVFPSIIFQLGVGGIGGFILGFTLKKLSKLILLLIGLFIVVLLYLGMKGIIHVSINYEALFEAVSNFFHWAGSAISWLVSVVALLPFFGSFVAGFILGLKLG, from the coding sequence ATGAGCGAAGTTTTCCCATCGATAATTTTCCAGTTGGGCGTCGGCGGGATAGGCGGCTTCATTTTGGGATTCACCCTCAAAAAGTTAAGTAAGCTCATACTGCTTCTGATAGGATTATTCATTGTTGTTCTCCTTTATCTCGGCATGAAGGGGATAATACACGTGAGCATAAACTATGAAGCATTGTTCGAGGCTGTAAGCAACTTTTTCCATTGGGCTGGGTCAGCAATCTCATGGCTAGTCAGCGTAGTGGCTTTGTTGCCCTTTTTTGGAAGCTTTGTTGCAGGCTTCATTTTAGGCTTAAAACTTGGATAG
- the alaS gene encoding alanine--tRNA ligase, with product MERFPAEEYALPFFKEKGYVRKLCPKCGTYYWTLNPEQETCGEARPEGCAHYTFIGNPPTRRSYNLREMREFFLSFFERRGHTRIKPYPVVARWRGDIYLTHASIIDFQPYVTEGIAPPPANPLVIAQPCIRLVDITNTGPTFGKYVTIFEMGGEHAFNYPDKEVYWKDETVRYHDEFARELGIKPEEVTYKEEIWSGGGNAGPCLECIVRGLEVATLVFMQYKVVGDQFIKLPIRTVDVGYGIDRYAWLSQGSVSAFHAIYGELLGKVFKMAGVSFDYDLLAKVAKYSAMISLDKTVGRFEARRKIAEAIGIDAKTLDDILLPVENAFAITDHTKCLTFILSEGVVPSNIQEGYLARLLFRRIYRLLRMLGIADKLYDIFDLQIDYWSLDYPHLREMRNEIMEILAVEEEKYKETITRGERLVRRLAGELRAKGVGRVPVETMTELYDSHGVPPEIVKEIAESEGLEAAVPENFYALIAERHMQTQKPTEEEAKTEKWLEDEVAGLPETETLYYKDQYMHEFKARVLKVIGGGEYVILDKTCFYPEGGGQPSDTGWLFFEDGKAEVLDVKKVGKVIVHKIGGKKAPREGATIRGVIDWDKRYALMKAHTATHIVNGAARRVLGQHVWQFGTQKSVESSRLDISHYRRLTREEVQKIEALANEAVFRNIPVETMWLPRSEAESQYGFRLYQGGAVPGKEIRVVKVGDWEVEACAGTHVRNTGEIGFIKIIHSERIQDGVERLVYAVGIQALKAMQRNEELLWRVSETLGAPLEKLDKTAEKIVRELKEVKAERRKLVEKLAKQAVVGVGVEPSLEVVRQIGEVRLVTRDFKEEINVDVMVQTANEIIKKEDSAVAVLYGSDGKTARIMVMAGKKAVEKGVNAAEIVREASEIIGGGGGGRTNFAQGGGTKPEKLKEALEKVEEVLRKQVGA from the coding sequence TTGGAAAGATTTCCAGCAGAGGAGTATGCCCTTCCATTCTTTAAGGAGAAGGGCTATGTTAGGAAACTTTGTCCAAAGTGCGGCACATACTATTGGACCTTAAACCCTGAACAAGAAACATGTGGGGAAGCCAGACCTGAGGGATGTGCCCACTACACTTTTATTGGGAACCCGCCCACAAGGCGGAGCTACAATTTGCGGGAGATGCGGGAGTTCTTCCTCTCCTTCTTTGAGAGGCGGGGGCACACGCGGATAAAGCCCTACCCGGTTGTGGCTAGGTGGCGGGGCGACATATACTTGACGCATGCAAGCATAATTGACTTTCAGCCCTATGTCACTGAGGGGATTGCTCCGCCCCCGGCAAATCCTCTCGTTATTGCTCAGCCATGTATCCGCCTTGTGGACATAACCAATACTGGTCCAACCTTTGGCAAGTACGTTACAATTTTTGAGATGGGTGGGGAGCACGCCTTCAATTATCCTGACAAGGAGGTTTACTGGAAGGATGAGACGGTTCGCTACCACGATGAATTTGCCAGAGAGTTGGGTATAAAGCCAGAAGAGGTAACCTATAAGGAAGAGATTTGGTCTGGGGGCGGAAATGCTGGTCCATGTTTAGAATGTATCGTTCGCGGATTAGAAGTTGCTACGCTTGTCTTTATGCAGTACAAGGTTGTCGGCGACCAGTTTATTAAATTGCCTATACGGACCGTTGATGTTGGCTATGGAATAGACCGATATGCGTGGCTTTCGCAAGGCTCTGTCAGCGCTTTTCACGCCATTTACGGCGAATTGCTTGGCAAAGTCTTCAAGATGGCTGGAGTAAGCTTTGATTACGATTTGTTGGCGAAGGTTGCCAAGTATTCAGCTATGATAAGCTTAGACAAAACTGTTGGCAGATTTGAGGCTAGAAGGAAAATAGCCGAAGCCATTGGCATCGACGCGAAAACATTGGATGATATTTTGCTTCCGGTTGAGAATGCCTTTGCAATCACGGACCACACGAAATGCCTAACCTTCATCCTTTCTGAGGGAGTTGTTCCATCCAACATTCAGGAGGGCTACTTGGCTAGGCTTCTTTTCCGCAGAATATACCGTCTGCTAAGGATGCTTGGCATCGCAGACAAGCTATATGACATTTTTGACTTGCAGATTGATTATTGGTCTTTGGATTATCCGCATCTTAGGGAGATGCGCAACGAAATAATGGAGATTCTCGCCGTTGAAGAGGAGAAATATAAGGAGACCATTACGAGGGGTGAACGCCTAGTAAGAAGGCTTGCCGGAGAGCTTAGGGCTAAAGGCGTGGGGCGTGTTCCAGTTGAAACCATGACGGAGCTTTACGACTCGCATGGTGTTCCGCCAGAAATTGTTAAGGAAATAGCTGAAAGCGAAGGTTTAGAGGCTGCTGTTCCCGAAAACTTCTATGCATTGATTGCCGAAAGGCACATGCAAACCCAGAAACCAACCGAGGAGGAGGCTAAAACTGAAAAGTGGCTTGAGGATGAGGTGGCTGGTCTTCCAGAAACAGAGACGCTTTACTATAAGGACCAATATATGCACGAGTTTAAGGCTAGAGTCTTGAAGGTTATTGGCGGTGGCGAATACGTCATTCTTGATAAAACGTGTTTCTATCCAGAGGGCGGTGGGCAACCATCAGACACTGGTTGGCTATTTTTCGAAGACGGGAAAGCCGAAGTTTTAGACGTTAAGAAGGTTGGCAAGGTTATTGTCCACAAAATTGGTGGCAAAAAGGCCCCAAGGGAAGGCGCCACTATTAGAGGAGTCATTGATTGGGATAAGCGCTACGCCCTAATGAAGGCGCACACAGCCACCCACATTGTTAATGGCGCGGCAAGACGCGTTTTGGGGCAGCATGTTTGGCAGTTTGGCACACAAAAGAGCGTTGAAAGTTCAAGACTTGACATATCCCACTACCGCAGATTAACACGGGAAGAGGTGCAGAAAATAGAGGCTTTAGCCAATGAGGCTGTTTTCAGAAACATACCCGTCGAAACCATGTGGCTTCCAAGGTCGGAGGCTGAAAGCCAATACGGTTTTAGGCTTTATCAAGGCGGAGCCGTTCCCGGCAAAGAAATCCGCGTTGTGAAAGTTGGAGACTGGGAGGTTGAGGCTTGCGCCGGAACCCATGTTAGGAACACCGGCGAGATAGGCTTCATAAAAATCATCCATTCAGAGAGAATACAAGACGGCGTTGAAAGGCTTGTTTATGCTGTTGGAATCCAAGCCTTGAAGGCTATGCAGAGGAATGAGGAGCTTCTCTGGCGGGTTTCAGAAACCCTCGGCGCTCCACTGGAGAAGCTTGACAAAACAGCTGAAAAAATTGTCAGGGAATTGAAGGAGGTGAAGGCGGAAAGAAGGAAGCTTGTGGAGAAGCTGGCTAAACAGGCTGTTGTAGGCGTTGGAGTAGAACCAAGCTTAGAGGTCGTCCGCCAAATAGGCGAAGTTAGACTTGTGACCCGCGATTTTAAAGAGGAGATAAACGTTGATGTTATGGTTCAAACGGCAAACGAAATAATAAAGAAGGAAGACTCGGCTGTTGCCGTACTTTATGGTTCCGATGGAAAAACAGCTCGGATAATGGTTATGGCTGGGAAAAAGGCTGTTGAAAAAGGCGTAAACGCGGCTGAAATTGTCCGAGAAGCCTCAGAAATAATTGGCGGCGGAGGCGGTGGAAGAACAAACTTCGCACAGGGCGGAGGTACAAAACCGGAAAAGCTGAAAGAAGCCCTAGAAAAGGTTGAGGAAGTTTTGAGAAAGCAGGTTGGGGCATAA
- a CDS encoding 30S ribosomal protein S13, with amino-acid sequence MSSQTAREFRHILRITDTDIDGTLKAPYALRKIKGISLNLANAILKKAGIDPNMRAGFLTEAEVEKIEEIIKEPTKYGLPDWLLNRRKDLETGKDMHLISADLILRTKMDIEKMKELKSWRGYRHAYGLKVRGQRTRTTGRTGKAVGVKKKAAAKPGGGGK; translated from the coding sequence ATGTCAAGCCAAACAGCCAGAGAATTCCGCCACATACTAAGAATAACCGACACCGACATAGATGGCACTCTGAAGGCACCCTACGCCCTAAGAAAAATTAAGGGCATAAGCCTAAACCTAGCCAACGCCATCCTCAAAAAGGCTGGAATAGACCCAAACATGAGGGCCGGCTTTCTAACAGAGGCAGAAGTTGAAAAAATAGAGGAAATAATCAAAGAACCGACAAAATATGGGCTGCCAGACTGGCTCTTGAACAGACGGAAAGATTTGGAAACCGGAAAGGACATGCACCTAATAAGCGCAGACCTAATCCTAAGAACAAAAATGGATATAGAGAAAATGAAGGAGCTGAAGTCTTGGCGAGGATACAGACACGCTTACGGGTTAAAAGTTAGAGGACAAAGAACAAGAACAACTGGAAGAACGGGCAAAGCCGTTGGGGTCAAAAAGAAGGCTGCCGCGAAGCCTGGAGGCGGTGGCAAGTAG
- a CDS encoding Lrp/AsnC ligand binding domain-containing protein, giving the protein MPKAYVLINTEIGSEADVLKDLRKIEGVEDAVSVYGVYDIIARVSAETMDKLKEIVTWRIRRLDKVRSTLTMIVVEESAK; this is encoded by the coding sequence ATGCCAAAGGCATACGTCCTAATAAACACGGAGATAGGCTCAGAAGCAGATGTCCTAAAAGACCTCAGAAAAATTGAGGGGGTCGAGGATGCTGTTTCCGTTTACGGCGTATACGACATAATCGCAAGAGTTAGCGCGGAGACGATGGACAAGCTTAAGGAAATTGTTACTTGGCGCATTCGGAGACTTGACAAGGTTAGGTCAACATTAACAATGATTGTGGTTGAAGAGTCGGCAAAGTAG
- a CDS encoding archaellin/type IV pilin N-terminal domain-containing protein: MKILKSKKALSPVVAAIILIAVTVAVSLAVAIWMGALTTGFMATEQLSFIDCTYANDLSYVDLTLKNTGSGSLTISKILINGYLNTTNPGWTVQTSGADATLTPNEVVVIRVSASGYPVSAGIVSGKFDRGANYAFTVITSKNNQFGPYTKAASP; the protein is encoded by the coding sequence ATGAAAATACTGAAGAGTAAGAAAGCCCTAAGCCCCGTAGTAGCAGCCATCATCCTCATCGCCGTAACAGTAGCCGTCAGCTTAGCCGTAGCCATATGGATGGGAGCACTAACAACAGGATTCATGGCAACAGAACAACTAAGCTTCATAGACTGCACATACGCTAACGATCTCTCTTACGTCGATCTAACACTCAAAAACACAGGATCCGGCTCATTAACAATAAGCAAGATCCTAATAAACGGATACCTAAATACCACCAATCCAGGATGGACTGTGCAAACAAGTGGCGCAGATGCAACGCTCACCCCAAACGAAGTAGTGGTTATAAGGGTTTCCGCATCAGGATATCCAGTTTCTGCAGGAATTGTCAGCGGAAAATTTGATAGAGGAGCAAACTACGCATTCACAGTGATAACATCTAAAAACAACCAGTTCGGACCATACACGAAGGCTGCTTCGCCATAA
- a CDS encoding 30S ribosomal protein S4 — protein MGDPKKQKKKYETPRFPWRTDVLQEELKLLGQYGLRNKRELWRHKTMLSKFRGIARSLIGKAPEERRKMEEELLSRLKKLGIIHETAVLDDVLDLTVEDILERRLQTIVFRKGLAKSIYQARQLITHGHIVIGDQRVTVPSYLVTREEEEKIAYAPDSPLANPSHPIRQMMALAATAQTGKRTKMERGEE, from the coding sequence ATGGGAGACCCTAAAAAACAGAAAAAGAAGTATGAGACACCACGTTTCCCATGGCGGACAGACGTTCTCCAAGAAGAGCTTAAACTTTTGGGGCAGTATGGCTTACGAAATAAACGCGAGTTGTGGCGCCACAAAACCATGCTTTCAAAATTTAGGGGCATAGCCCGCTCCCTAATAGGAAAGGCGCCAGAAGAAAGAAGAAAAATGGAGGAAGAACTCCTATCACGCCTTAAAAAGCTTGGAATAATCCATGAGACAGCAGTCTTAGACGACGTTTTAGACTTAACGGTTGAGGATATACTTGAAAGGCGCCTCCAAACAATAGTCTTCAGAAAAGGACTAGCCAAATCCATCTATCAGGCTAGACAGCTGATAACCCACGGACACATAGTGATAGGCGACCAACGCGTAACAGTGCCAAGCTACCTGGTAACAAGAGAAGAAGAAGAGAAAATCGCCTACGCACCGGACAGCCCCCTAGCAAACCCAAGCCACCCAATACGCCAAATGATGGCCCTCGCTGCCACGGCGCAAACCGGAAAAAGAACTAAAATGGAGAGGGGTGAAGAATAA
- a CDS encoding winged helix-turn-helix domain-containing protein, which produces MNLQANNRKHSNKHRGSLDIIADILKASKGKTRKTYLMYRCNLSFRQLENYLNLLLERRLLKAIKDNGNDTSLFRITEKGERFLETYKGLLGLME; this is translated from the coding sequence TTGAACTTGCAGGCAAATAACAGGAAGCATAGCAATAAACATCGAGGAAGCCTAGACATAATCGCAGACATTCTAAAAGCCTCAAAAGGGAAAACAAGGAAAACATACCTCATGTACCGCTGCAATCTAAGCTTCAGACAGCTAGAAAACTATTTGAACCTCCTCTTAGAAAGGAGGCTCCTAAAAGCCATAAAAGACAACGGCAACGACACAAGCTTGTTTAGGATTACGGAAAAAGGTGAACGCTTTTTAGAAACTTACAAGGGCTTATTGGGGCTTATGGAGTAA
- a CDS encoding DUF2096 family protein: MGYLAVWKVLEEMITDLRKKGVAVPAAILNDLRYARTLINVLKADPTRLETSQKIEEYLNNVEAYLISEGQKFGDKYVEGWVKRIEEASRKVLEEEEGETRFVPGLPREKRWIRVKPSENMPVEALKALASELNLSSEVQSDGCLLVYGEDERLKAFVKKMATKYGFKPEK, from the coding sequence TTGGGTTATTTGGCTGTCTGGAAAGTTTTAGAAGAAATGATTACAGACCTAAGGAAAAAGGGCGTCGCAGTTCCAGCGGCTATTCTCAACGATTTACGGTATGCGAGAACCTTAATCAATGTTTTGAAGGCTGACCCAACCCGCCTTGAAACAAGCCAAAAAATTGAGGAATACCTAAACAATGTTGAGGCTTACCTCATTTCAGAGGGACAAAAGTTCGGAGACAAATATGTTGAGGGATGGGTTAAAAGGATTGAGGAGGCCAGCAGAAAAGTTTTAGAGGAGGAAGAGGGTGAGACCCGCTTTGTTCCAGGGCTTCCAAGGGAAAAACGATGGATCCGCGTTAAGCCTTCCGAAAATATGCCCGTTGAAGCTTTGAAAGCCTTAGCTAGCGAATTGAACCTTTCATCTGAAGTGCAAAGCGACGGATGTTTGCTTGTTTATGGCGAAGATGAGCGCCTCAAAGCTTTTGTCAAGAAAATGGCTACAAAATATGGTTTTAAGCCCGAAAAGTAG